In Streptomyces sp. NBC_01717, one DNA window encodes the following:
- the pyrE gene encoding orotate phosphoribosyltransferase has product MTDVRAELLQQIKDKAVVHGKVTLSSGLEADWYIDLRRITLDGTAAPMVGQVMLDETAELDYDCVGGLTLGADPVATSMLHASAARGKTLDAFVVRKAQKAHGMQRRIEGTDVKGRRCLVVEDTSTTGGSPLTAVEAVREAGGEVVAVATIVERGAAPAIAEAGLPYVHAYTVADLDLA; this is encoded by the coding sequence ATGACTGACGTACGCGCTGAGCTGCTCCAGCAGATCAAGGACAAGGCCGTGGTGCACGGCAAGGTGACCCTCTCCTCGGGTCTGGAAGCCGACTGGTACATCGACCTGCGTCGCATCACGCTGGACGGTACGGCCGCTCCGATGGTCGGTCAGGTCATGCTCGACGAGACCGCCGAGCTGGACTACGACTGCGTGGGCGGGCTGACGCTGGGCGCCGACCCGGTGGCCACGTCGATGCTGCACGCCTCCGCCGCGCGCGGGAAGACCCTGGACGCGTTCGTCGTCCGCAAGGCGCAGAAGGCACACGGCATGCAGCGCCGCATCGAGGGCACGGACGTGAAGGGCCGCCGTTGTCTGGTGGTCGAGGACACCTCGACCACCGGCGGCTCGCCGCTGACGGCCGTCGAGGCGGTGCGCGAGGCCGGTGGCGAAGTCGTCGCCGTGGCCACGATCGTGGAGCGGGGTGCCGCTCCGGCCATTGCCGAGGCCGGTCTCCCGTACGTCCACGCCTACACGGTGGCGGACCTCGACCTGGCCTGA